A genome region from Setaria italica strain Yugu1 chromosome III, Setaria_italica_v2.0, whole genome shotgun sequence includes the following:
- the LOC101771995 gene encoding UDP-glucuronic acid decarboxylase 2: protein MASELTYRGGGASPVAGAGASSGGYSAKPSKPLAWLPRAARYAAAEHRPVFALAGMLIAAAVITIASPSTSSSTGAAVASYSSSNSHHNSNPLARFSVEPAHHRDLASTRHFVGGKVPLGLKRKALRVLVTGGAGFVGSHLVDRLLERGDSVIVVDNLFTGRKDNVVHHFGNPNFEMIRHDVVEPILLEVDQIYHLACPASPVHYKYNPVKTIKTNVVGTLNMLGLAKRINARFLLTSTSEVYGDPLQHPQVETYWGNVNPIGVRSCYDEGKRTAETLTMDYHRGANLEVRIARIFNTYGPRMCIDDGRVVSNFVAQALRKEPLTVYGDGKQTRSFQYVSDLVEGLMKLMEGEHIGPFNLGNPGEFTMLELAKVVQDTIDPNARIEFRQNTQDDPHKRKPDISRAKELLGWEPKIPLREGLPLMVTDFRKRIFGDQDSAATTGNQQG from the exons ATGGCGTCCGAGCTCACctaccgcggcggcggggcgtccccggtcgccggcgccggcgccagctcGGGGGGCTACTCCGCGAAGCCGTCCAAGCCGCTCGCGTGGctgccccgcgccgcgcgctacgccgccgccgagcaccgCCCCGTCTTCGCGCTCGCCGGGAtgctcatcgccgccgccgtcatcacCATCGCGTCCCCGTCCACCTCCTcatccaccggcgccgccgtcgcctcctacTCCTCCTCCAACAGCCACCACAACAGCAACCCGCTCGCCCGCTTCTCCGTCGAGCCGGCGCACCACCGCGACCTGGCGTCCACGAGGCACTTCGTGGGCGGCAAGGTCCCGCTGGGCCTCAAGCGCAAGGCGCTGCGCGTGCtcgtcaccggcggcgccggcttCGTCGGGAGCCACCTCGTGGACCGCCTCCTCGAGCGCGGCGACAGCGTCATCGTCGTCGACAACCTCTTCACGGGCCGCAAGGACAACGTCGTGCACCACTTCGGCAACCCCAACTTCGAGATGATCCGACACGACGTCGTCGAGCCCATCCTGCTCGAGGTCGACCAGATCTACCACCTCGCGTGCCCGGCGTCACCCGTCCACTACAAGTACAACCCCGTCAAGACAATC AAGACCAATGTGGTTGGAACACTCAACATGCTTGGATTGGCGAAGAGGATCAATGCCAGGTTCCTCCTCACCAGCACCAGCGAGGTCTATGGTGATCCCCTCCAGCACCCCCAGGTGGAGACTTACTGGGGCAATGTCAATCCCATCG GTGTCAGGAGCTGTTACGACGAGGGTAAGCGTACTGCTGAAACATTGACCATGGACTACCACCGTGGTGCCAACCTTGAG GTTAGGATTGCACGTATCTTCAACACATATGGCCCTCGCATGTGCATTGATGATGGCCGTGTTGTCAGCAACTTTGTTGCTCAG GCCCTGAGGAAGGAGCCATTGACGGTTTATGGTGATGGTAAGCAAACCAGGAGCTTCCAATACGTTTCTGATCTG GTTGAGGGTCTGATGAAGCTGATGGAAGGTGAGCACATTGGCCCATTCAACCTTGGAAACCCCGGCGAGTTCACCATGCTTGAGCTTGCCAAGGTTGTTCAGGACACTATTGACCCGAATGCACGGATTGAGTTCCGTCAAAACACCCAGGACGACCCACACAAGCGCAAGCCTGACATCAGCCGCGCCAAGGAGCTCCTCGGGTGGGAGCCGAAGATCCCCCTCCGCGAGGGACTTCCCCTCATGGTCACTGACTTCCGGAAGCGCATCTTCGGCGACCAAGACagtgccgccaccaccggaaACCAGCAAGGTTAG